GTTGACCGGTTCATGGCCACGCCCATGTTCTACCCGGCAAACTACGGCTTCATCCCGCACACCCTGGCCGACGACGGCGACCCCCTGGACGTGCTGGTGGTTACCCCCTACCCGGTACAGGCCGGCTCCGTGATTCGCTGCCGCCCTGTGGGTGTGCTGAACATGGAAGACGAAGCAGGCGGCGACGCCAAGCTGGTGGCAGTGCCTCACGACAAGCTGACCACCACCTACCACGACGTGAAGGACATTGACGATCTGCCGGAACTGCTGCGCGACCAGATCAAGCACTTTTTCGAGAACTACAAGACCCTGGAGCCCGGCAAGTGGGTGAAGGTGCAGGGTTGGGATAACGCGGACGCGGCGCGCAAGGCCATTGTTGATTCCATCAACAACTACAAGGGCTGATCGCCGCCTCCCAACAAAAAACCGGGCAGCAGCCCGGTTTTTTTTATGTCTCCCGCAGGCCAATCAGCCCCGCGACAGCAAATCCCGCATATCGCTGATGGCCGCGTTGGCCCGGGACAGGTAAGCCGCCATCGTCAGGGAGTGGTTGGCCAACACGCCAAAGCCACTGCCGTTCAGGATGACCGGGCTCCACATCTCGCCCTGGGTTCCCTCGAGCTCGATGATGATCTGCTTAAGGCTGGCCATGGCGTTCTTGTCCTGCAGCACCTTGCGGAAATCCACTTCGATCGCCCGGAAGATATGCAGCAGCGCCCAGGCGCTGCCACGGGCCTCGTAAAAAACGTCGTCCACTTTGGTCCAGGGAGTCTGCACTTCATTGGCGCCGGTTTCCTCGGCAAGCGGATTACCTTCTTCCACGTTGGCCACCGCGTCTGAAACCGAGGCCTTGCCCACGCTTTCGCCCAGGTTTCTGGAAAGGCTACCGAGACGGGTCTCGAGATCTGCCAGCCAGCTGTTCAGGTTATCGGCGCGAGCAAAGAACTGGGCGTTGGCCTGCTCGGGTGCGCTGAGCCGGTTCAGATAACGCCTGAGCGCCTCGATGCCACGGCGGTACTCGGCCTCGGTGGACGGAATGGCCCAGCTTTCGCTGTCGAAGTGGAACTGGGGTTCTGCGATCACCAGGTCCGGATCTTCGGCAGACTGGCTCTGGGACCGCGCGATATCCCGCCGCATGGCACGGGAGAGGTCCCGCAACTGAACCAGGACGCCGTACTCCCAGTTGGGAATGTTGTCGAGCCAGACGCCCGGCGGGAAGATGTCATTGGAGAGGTAGCCGCCGGGTTTCTCCAGCAGGGTTTCGGCGATGCGAATCATAGTCGTGGTGGTGGCAAAACCGGTAATCGGCTCCCGCTCCATGGCGTTTGCCACCGACCGGGTGTGTTCACGCACCGAGAAGGTATCGGGCTCACTGCTCCAGTACATCCCGAGAACCACCGCTACCAGCAGGTACACGCCAACCACGGCCAGGATCAGTTTGCCGATGACGCTACTGCCGCCGGCGTAATCCTGCACATCCTCTTTCCTGTCCCTGAAATACTGTCTGATTCTGCCTGGCATAGAGCACTCAATCCCCTGTCTGTTGGTTATCAGCGGCAAACGGTCGACCCAGATGGTACCCCATGGCCCCGTCAATACCCAGCTGACAGAGTACAGAGTATTCGGCCGCCGTTTCCACTCCCGTGGCAAACACCTTCACACCGCGACTGTGGGCAATCGCCAGCACCGACTCCACGTAAAAGCGGTTGTCCTCGTGGGTGTCGATGTCGTGAATGAAGCTGTTATCGATACGCAACCCCTGAAACCTCAGATTTCTAAGGTAGCTGAAGGGCACGCCGCCCACGCCGAAGCGGTCCACAAGCACCGGAACACCCCGGCGCCCCAGCGCACGCACCAGCAGGCCCGCCGCCGTGCGGTGGTGATGAATGGCCTGTTCAGAGATGCCAATCCAGAGGTTGCCTGCAAGCTGGCCCGCCTGGTCCAGTTGCGCCAGCATATCCGAGCGGAAGCTCTCGCTGGCGACCGAGGCATTGCCGAGAGTGATGGCCAAGGGCTGGTCCGGAAAGGTTCGCAGCCGTTCCAGTACCCGTTCAATGAGCAGGCGATCGAGATCGGCAATCAGACCAAAACGCTCGGCCAGCGGCACAAAGGTACCCGCCTTCAACGACCCCTCCGCCGAATCGATGCGGGAGAACACCTGATGGTAAACCGGCATCAGCCGACCCTCATTCACCATGGGCTGTAGCCATAGTGCCAGCGTCCTCTGGCGTATGGCCTGGCTGATGATGACTCTCCAGGTTTCGAGGTTGTGGTGGCCGTCCCGCTCGGGGTCCGCCAGATGACAGCCACTGCCGTTCCGGTTCTGGGCGGTTCGCAGGGCCTCGTCGGCGGCCGCCATCAATTCCCTGGCGCCCCGCCCTTCCAGCGTTTTTGCCAGGCCGGCATGAACTGCGGTATCGATGGGTGACGCCAGGTCGGCGTAAACACCGTCGAGGTCCGCAACCAGCTGCCGGCACCAGACGCCGGCATCGGCCGCCATCACACCGGGAAGAAAAATCGCAAACTCGGCGCCGGTGCGGCGCCCGGCAAAGGCGCCTGCATGCTGGTTCACGAAGTCCGACACGACGCTCGCCACCCGCAGCAACAGGCGGTCGGCGTCGTTACGACCGTACGCCTGATTGTAACCGGCAAAGTCCGCCAGCTGGATCAGGATCAACATCCCCGGCGCCGCCTTCTCCTCGGATTCCACTTCCACCTTGAGGCGCTGATCGAATGCACTGCGGCTGGCCAGACCGGTCACCGCATCCTCGTTGTTGACCCGGCGCAGGTGCTGGATCAGTTTGGCCTGCCCTTCAAAGAGCTGGCCGAGATCGTCGGCCATCCGGTTCATGGCCTCGGTAACCTGATTGATCTCCCGGGTGGAGGTCACCGACACCCGCTTCCGGAAGTCTCGCTGACCAAGGGCCCTGGCCTGGTCTTCCAGTGCCAGCAGAGGTTGCAGGGTTCTTCGCAACAGCAGGAACACCGCGAACAGTCCCAGGCCGCCGATGATAGCAGTGCTGGTGGTCAGCCCCACGGTAATGCGCCACAGGTCCTGATAGGCCCTGCCCGGGTGGCTGATGACCTGCACCGTGCCCAGCCGGCTCCAGCCCCGGACCACCTCTGCCTCAGCCACCGGCAACGGTAGATCTGCCAGTGACCTGAACCAGGACGGCACCGCTATGTTCTGAAGGGTCATGGCACGACCTGCGATCTGCTCGTCCTGGTGATTCCGGTAGCTGATGGAGAGGTAACGACCACTGTCGAACACCGAATCGATCAGCGACGCCGCCGCAACCGGGTCGCGACCGTCAATGGCGTTGGAGAGCGACAGACCGATGGCGGTGGCGCCATCACGGGCATGGCCGGCCAGCTGATCCGACACGTAATCGCGGAAATAGCCGTAGCTGGTCACGAACACCGCCGCCAGCAATGTGATCAAAAGAGCGCCGGTGAGGATCAGGAGAATGGTGCGCAGGGTCGCCACTCCCCGCTGACTGCGTTGCTTGATGAACTGCTTCCGTGCCATGGAGGTGTCTCCGGACAGGCCGTGCGGCAACTGGCGGGCCGATTGTGACCTGCACCTCAGAGTTGACAAACATTTACACAGCGCAACCTACGCCGACAACATTAAACACTATAGACTCTGCAAAAGGACTAAGGTTGAAAAAGTGGTCCGGGGCGAGACCACCAAAAACGAAAAAAAGAGACAGGCCGGAGCAGCATGAACGACGAAAGCCAGAAGGAAAAACTCAGGCAGCATTTCGCACGCCGTGTCACAACCCAGGCCCGGGTTGTTCTGGACACCTGGCAGAAGATCCATGAAAACCGGGAATCGGCCCCCGGTCATCGCAACGAATTCGTTGCAGCCATCGACAAGTTGGTACGCTACGCCCAGCGGTTCGAAATGGCCAGCCACGCAAGGGCCGGCGATTCGCTCCGTGAACTGACCAACCAGTGGGAGCCGGGAACGCCACTGGACGATGCCCTTGCCCGACAGCTGCAGGATGCCATTGAGAGCCTGTCCCACAGTACCCTGCGCCGCACCGACCTGAACAGTACCGAAGCCCCACATCAGTTCCGTCGCACCCCGGTGTACATTGCCCTGGCCAACCAGGAGATGGCCGGCCGCCTCATCCGTCAATTGGAGTTCTTTGGCTTTCGCGCCTCAGCGTTTGCCAGCGCATCGGAACTGAACGAGGCCTGCGCCCTGCATAAACCCGAAACCATCCTGGTGGATGTCAATTTCACCGGCGAAACCAACGCCGGCATCGCCACCATCGAGACGCTTCAGGAACGCCACGACACGCCCATTCCCATCATTTTCATGAGTGACGAGGATGGTTCCATCGAGACCCGCCTGCGCGCCTCGCGATGCGGCGGCGAGGAGTTTTTCTACCCGGCTGTAGACCCCGGGCAATTGATCGAGAAAATCGAGACCTACACCCACGGCAACACCGTCGAACCTTACCGGGTACTGGTGCTGGACGACTCCCGGGCTCAGGCCAAGTACATGGAGACAGTGCTGAAGAAGGCGGGCATGACCGCCCACATCATCACCGACCCCATGCAGATCATCCATGCCCTGGAAGAATTCTCGCCGGAGATCATCATTCTCGACATGTACATGCCCGGGTGCACCGGCATGGAGATTGCCCGGGTCATCCGTCAGCAGGACCGCTTCCACAGCGTGCCCATCATCTACCTCTCGGCGGAAGAGGACGTCACCAAGCAGTTGCATGCCATGAGCCTCGGCGGTGATGACTTCCTGACCAAGCCCATCGACCCGAAACACCTGATTGCCACCATCCACAACCGTGGCCGTCGGGCGCGCTCGCTTCTGGCCCTGATGATCCGTGACAGCCTGACCGGCCTGTTCAATCACACTCACACCCTGCACCTGCTGGACCAGGAGATTGTCCGGGCCCGTCAGAAAGACCAGCCGCTGTGCTTCGCCATGATCGACATTGACTACTTCAAGAAGGTAAACGACACCTTCGGTCACCCGATTGGCGACCGCGTCCTCAGAAGCCTGTCGATGTTTCTCAAGCAGCGGCTGCGCAAGACCGATCACATCGGCCGGTACGGCGGCGAGGAATTTGCCATCATCCTGCCCAATACCCGCCCGAGCGATGCCCGCAACGTGCTCAACGAGATCCGGGAGCGGTTTTCGGAGTTGCAGCAGCCGGCCGGCGATCGGGAGTTCAACGTCACCTTCAGCTGTGGCATTGCGGCCTGGAACAACGAAACGTCCCAGGCCCTGTGCGAGCGGGCCGACCGCGCCCTCTACGCCTCCAAGGAACACGGTCGCAACTGCGTTACCCTGGCCGAGACCTGAGTTCGGCAGCCAGCTCCCCCTCCCTGCTCCGACACCAGCCAGCCGGGCGCGGCACCTGACCGCCCCGGCCCCGGGCTTTATGAAACCAACGTCGTATGGAAGTTCCGGCCATCGTTGACGACAATTCCTGTCATCAGCAAAAAGGTCCGGTTTCGATTCATTTGCCGTCTTTTTACGACCAATGGACAACACGGACGAATGTCAAAAAGTGTTGATCTGAGGGATATAAGCACGCACCATTGGGTGAACATGCCGTTAAATTCGGCGATCCTGTAAAAAGACACCAAGGCAGCCAGCACCATGTCGACAATTCTCGTACTCCATGGCCCCAACCTCAACATGCTCGGCAGCCGCGAGCCAGAGGTCTATGGCTACGAGACCCTGGCCGACATCGATGACCGCCTGCGCTCGGTAGCGGCCGAACACGGCCACCACCTGCTGCACCTGCAGTCGAACGCGGAGTACGAGCTGATCGAACGGGTGCACGAGGCGCGTGCGGAGGGCGTGGATTTCATCATCATCAATCCGGCCGCCTTCACCCACACCAGCGTCGCACTCAGGGATGCCATGCTGGCCGCCGGCATCCCCTTTATCGAAGTGCATCTTTCCAACGTGCATGCGCGGGAACCCTTCCGCCATCACTCCTATTTCTCGGATATCGCCGAAGGCGTTATCTGTGGGTTGGGCAGCCAGGGGTACGATCTCGCCCTCAAGGCCGCCCTGACACGCATTCACCGATAGAACTGACACACGGGACTGGACTGACTATGGATATTCGCAAAATCAAGAAACTGATCGAGCTGCTCGAGGAATCCGACGTCGAGGAGCTGGAGATTCACGAAGCCGACGATTCGGTACGCATCTCCCGTCGCCGCGAACCCGCCGCAGGCACCCAATACGTGAGCCATTACCCGGCGCCCGCGCCGGCACCCCAGCCCGCTCAGGCCCAGGGTGGCTCCGCACAGGCATCCGAGGAATCCTCGGCACCGGCCGCACCTTCCGGCCACACCGTCAAATCGCCGATGGTCGGCACTTTCTACCGCTCGCCCTCACCCACGGCCAAGGCTTTCGTGGAAGTCGGCCAGAGCGTGAACGTGGGTGACGTCATCTGCATCGTTGAAGCCATGAAGATGATGAACCAGATCGAGGCCGACAAGAGCGGCACCATTACCGAGATCCTGGTCGAGAATGGCCAACCGGTAGAGTTTGACCAGCCCCTGGTCGTCATTTCCTGAACGCGGTGATAGCAACCCATGGCCATGTTAGAGAAAGTTCTGATCGCAAACCGGGGTGAAATTGCCCTCCGGATTCTGCGCGCCTGCAAGGAGCTGGGCATCAAGACCGTGGCGGTGCATTCCCAGGTCGACCGCGATCTGATGCACGTGCGGCTCGCCGACGAGTCTGTCTGCATTGGCCCCAACAGTGCGACCGACAGCTACCTGAATATTCCAACCATCATCAGCGCGGCCGAAGTGACCGACGCCGTGGGCATCCACCCCGGCTACGGGTTCCTGGCCGAGAACGCCGACTTTGCCGAGCAGGTTGAGAAGAGCGGATTCCGCTTCATCGGCCCCAAGGCCGAAACCATCCGCCTGATGGGCAACAAGGTGTCGGCCATCAACGCCATGATCAAGGCGGGCGTGCCCACGGTGCCCGGGTCCGACGGCCCCCTGAATGATGACGAGGAACGCACCCTGCGCATCGCCCGGGAAATCGGTTATCCGGTGATGATCAAGGCGGCCTCTGGTGGGGGCGGCCGGGGCATGCAGGTGGTGCATTCGGAAGCGGCCCTGCTCAAGGGCGTGCAGATTACCCAGAGCGAGGCCCGCAACGCCTTTGGCGACCCCACCGTGTACCTCGAGAAATTCCTGGAAGCGCCCCGGCATGTGGAAGTGCAGGTGCTGGCCGACATGCACGGCAACTGCATCCACCTGGGCGACCGTGACTGTTCGATGCAGCGTCGCAACCAGAAGGTTATTGAGGAGGCGCCCGCGCCCAACGTCAACCCGGAATCCCGGGAACGCACCCTCAAGGCCTGCGTGGATGCCTGCAAGGAAATCGGCTACGTGGGCGCCGGTACGTTCGAGTTCCTGTACCAGGACGGAGAATTCTACTTTATTGAAATGAACACCCGGGTCCAGGTGGAGCATCCGGTGTCGGAAATGGTGACCGGCGTGGACATCGTGCGCGAGCAGTTGCGCATTGCCAGTGGTCTGCCCCTGCAGTACACCCAGGATGATATCCGCATTTCCGGGCACGCCATGGAATGCCGGATCAACGCCGAGGACCCGAAGACCTTCGTTCCCAGCCCCGGCAAGGTCAAGCATTTCCATGCGCCGGGTGGCAATGGCGTGCGGGTGGATTCCCATCTGTACAGCGGCTACACGGTACCGCCCTACTACGACTCCCTGGTGGCCAAGCTGATCACCTGGGGCGACGACCGGGATATTGCCCGGCGCCGGATGAAGAACGCGCTGGACGAGCTGGTCGTCGAGGGCATCAAGACCAACCAGTCCCTGCATCGAAAACTGGTACGCGATGGTGGCTTTAAAACGGTAGACTTCACCATCCACTACCTCGAGAAACTGATGCGGGAATAACCATGCCCTGGATACAACTCCAGATCCCGGCTGATCCGGACAACGCGGATCAGCTGGAGGATCTGCTCATGGAGATGGGCTCGGACGCCGTCTCCATGGAGGACGCCGCCGACCAGCCCCTGTACGAACCCGACCCCGGCACCACGCCCCTGTGGAGCCAGACCACCGTGACCGGCCTCTTTGACTCCGACCGGGACGTTGAGCAGCTGTGCGCCGACATCCGCGATGCCTGGCACCAGAGAACCCAGCAGGACCTGCCTGAAATCGAGGTAAGCCTGGTGGAGGACAAAGACTGGGAACGGGCCTGGATGGACGACTTCCAGCCCTTGAGATTTGGCGACCGGCTCTGGATCGTACCCAGCTGGCATCAGGCGCCCGATCCCAAGGCGGCCAACCTTATGCTCGACCCCGGGCTGGCCTTCGGTACTGGCACCCATCCCACCACCGCCCTGTGCCTGGAATGGCTTGACGGGCAGGACGTCCAGGGCAAACAGGTCATCGACTACGGCTGCGGATCCGGCATCCTGGGACTGGCCGCACTGCTGCTCGGCGCCGAACACGTGGTGGGCGTGGACACCGATCCCCAGGCCCTGGAGGCCAGCCGTGAGAATGCCCGTCGCAACGACATCGACGAGCAGCGGCTGGACCTGTACCTGCCCGATAATGAGCCAGACACCCACGCCGATATCATGCTCGCCAACATCCTGGCGCAACCGCTGATCGGCCTGGCTCCTCATCTGGCGGCCCGGACCCGGCCTGGTGGCGCCCTTGTTCTGTCAGGCATACTGTCCACCCAGGCCCGCGAGGTGATGGCGGCCTACGAGCCCTGGTTTGTGATGGACGAGCCGGAGCAGAGGGAAGAGTGGATACGCCTCACAGGACGGCGCATCGACAGATGACGAACCCGGCCGTAACGACTAAACTCCGACAGTCGTAGCCCCGTCGCTTTCAGGAAGAAGCATGACCCAGAGCAGCCTGCAGACACAGTGCCCCAAATGCCAGACCCGGTTCAGGGTCACGGAAGAGCAACTTGGCGTTGCCAAGGGCAAAGTGCGCTGCGGCAACTGCATGAACGTGTTCAACGCCATTGAGCACCAGATCATGCCGGGCAGTTCTGCCGGCAATCGCCCTTCTCCAGCCCCGTCCCGACCTTCTGATACAGCCTCGTCCGGCGCCAGCGAGGAGGACTTCGTATTTGCGGACAATCCCGAGGAAGATGCCGCAGAGGGCCGATACGCTGGCAGCAAACTGACCTTTTCCGACGACGAGCTCAGCGACAGCTTCCGCAGCTTCGACGAGCGCGACCAGAGCGACTACAAGGACGTTGAGGACGACCACTCCGAGCAACCGGTGGATGAAAGCTGGGCGGAAGCGATTCTCGACGACGAACCGGAGCCCCGCAAGCCGTCAACCACGACAGCGAAGAGAGCCAGACCCGATCCAGAGCCGGAACCGGAGGCTCCCGCGAAGCCCGAACCGAGTCCGGACATCGGTGCCGAATTGAGCCTGGAAGAAGAACCCACCTACCAGAGCTCGCCGGCCACAAAGCCCTCGCTGACAACCGCTGCGACTTCTTCGCCGGAGGGTTCGGGCAGCGATGCCGCCATCGAATTCGAGACACCGGAACGGCAAGAAGACAGCTTCCGGGCCGATCCGCCCTTCCGGGATCTCCGCCGGGAACCCGTGGCCGTCGACAGCGGCAGGGGAGGCAGCCTGCGCACCGTTATCTGGAGCCTGATTGTACTCGCCCTGGTCGGGGTCCTGGTGGCACAGGTGACCTGGTTCCAGTTTGATCGGCTGTCGGCCATCCCCGAACTTCGCCCCTTCTACGAGAAGGGCTGCGAACTGGCGGGCTGCGAACTCAAGCCCCTGATTGATGTTGATGCCATCCAGAGCCGCAAGCTGGTGGTGCGTACCAATCCGGACAACCGCTCGCAGCTGGTGGTGGACGCGGTCATCATTAACCGGGCCGACTTCGAGCAGCCATTCCCGGCCATTGCCCTCACCTTCTCCAACCTCAATGGCGACGTTGTAGCCCAGAGCCTGTTCACCCCGGAGGAGTACCTCGCCGGCGAGGGCAAAGAGCTCGAGACCATGCCCCCGGAAACACCGGTGCGCATCGCCATCAACATCCGTGACCCTGGTCGCGATGCGGTCAATTACAACATTCTGTTCCGCCCTTACGCGCCCTGACACCGGCGCACGCCGGCACCGGCATCAGGAAACACGGGCTCCGCTACAGCGCACCGGGGCCAGCTCAACGCACAAAAGTCAACCAGACAGCGCGAAAAATAATCAGTTTTTTCGCCCCCAGGCCCCTTCAATCAACGTGCCCCCGGCGGTATCATTACCGCCCTTCGGAGGCATAATCGGTTATTTTCTGAGCAACCGTTCAACTCCGACTCTGGCTTAACCCGCTGTGACACGGACTCAGATCATGCTGCCAACGGCAAAAATCGGGCCGTACACCCTGCCCAACCCGCTGATTGTCGCACCCATGGCGGGTGTGACCGATCGCCCCTTCCGGCTGCTTTGCCGGCGGCTGGGGGCCGGTCTGGCGGTATCGGAGATGGTCATAGCGGACAGCAAGCTCTGGCATACGCGCAAGTCCCGTAGTCGCCTCAACCACGAGGGCGAACCCGAGCCCCGCTCGGTTCAGATCGCCGGCGGCGACCCCGAGATGCTGGCCGATGCGGCCCGTCAGAACGCAGAGTTTGGCGCCCAGATCATCGACATCAACATGGGCTGTCCGGCGAAGAAGGTGTGCAACAAGGCGGCTGGCTCGGCGCTGATGAAGGACGAAGCCCTGGTACGCGATATCCTGCATGCAGTGGCAGGGGCCGTCGAGGTGCCGGTTACCCTGAAGATGCGCACCGGTTGGGACAGCGACAATCGCAATGCCCTGACCATTGCCCGCATGGCAGAGGACGCCGGCATCCAGGCAATTGCGATACACGGTCGCACCCGGGCAGACAAGTACAACGGCCAGGCCGAGTACGACACCATCGCCGAGGTCAAATCCAGGGTGTCCATTCCGGTGTTCGCCAACGGGGATATCACCTCCCCGGAAAAGGCCCGGGACGTGCTCCGTCATACCGGGGCTGACGGCTTGCTGATTGGCCGTGCCGCCCAGGGCAGCCCCTGGATCTTCCGGGAAATCCTGCATTTTCTGGAAACCGGCCGGCATCTTCCGGCACCGCCGCTGGACGAAGTGGAGCAGATCCTGACCGAGCATTTGCAGGCCCTGCATGCCTTCTACGGGAACACCATGGGGCCGCGCATTGCCAGAAAACACGTGGGCTGGTACCTGCAGTCTCACGACCCGGGCAAACAATTCAGAAAACGCTTCAACGCCATCGACGATGCGCTGGAGCAGAAAGACGCGATTCAACAGTACTTTGCAGGCTTACGAAATGGAGAGGTATTCGCAGCATGAGCGCTGAGACTTTGGCAAACGACAACCTGAGCACACCCGCCAACGATGATATCCATCAGTTGCAGACGGTGAACAGCAGCGGCAACACTGTCACCCTGCGTGACAGCGTGGAAGTGGCCCTGAAAAACTACTTCGCCCAACTGGATGGCGCTCCGGTCACCGAGGTATACCAGCTGGTGCTTTCCGAAGTGGAAGCGCCCCTGCTTGAGCAGGTCATGAAGTACACCCGCAACAACCAGACCAAGGCATCCACCATGCTGGGCCTGAACCGCGGCACCCTGCGCAAGAAGCTCAAGCAGTACGGTCTGCTATAATCCAGACACCCTGATTTGATGAGGGCCTCCCGGACACCATTCGCGAGGCCCTTATTCGTTCATCTCCAGCGAAGATAGTGACCCATGGCAAACCAGGCTAATACCTCCGTCCGTCGCGCGCTGATCAGCGTGAGTGACAAGACAGGCATCGTCGATTTCGGACGAGCCCTGACCGAACGCGGCGTCGAGCTGCTCTCCACCGGCGGCACCTACAGGCTGCTGAAGGACAACAAGGTCCCCGTCACCGAAGTGTCCGACTACACGGGCTTCCCCGAGATGATGGATGGCCGGGTCAAGACCCTGCATCCGAAAATCCACGGCGGTATCCTCGGGCGTCGGGGCACCGACGACACCGTCATGTCCGAGCACGGCATCAATCCGATCGACATGGTGGTGGTGAACCTCTACCCGTTCGAGGAGACCGTGGCCAACCCCGACTGCGACCTGGCCACTGCCATCGAGAACATCGACATCGGCGGGCCGACCATGGTGCGCGCCGCTGCCAAGAACCACAACGACGTGGCCATTGTTGTTAACGCCTCCGACTACAACCGTGTACTGAAAGAGCTGGACGCCAACGACGGCCAGCTGAGCTACAGCACCCGGTTCGACCTGGCGGTCAAGGCGTTCGAACACACCGCCGGCTACGATGGCGCCATCGCCAACTATCTGGGTGGCCGAACCCCGGACAACGACAACGCAGATTTCCCGCGCACCTTCAACGCCCAGTTCGTCAAGGTGCAGGACATGCGCTATGGCGAGAATCCGCACCAGCGGGCCGCCTTCTACGCCGAGCGTCACCCGAAGGAAGCCTGCGTGGCCACCGCCAAACAGCTGCAGGGCAAGGAACTGAGCTACAACAATGTGGCCGACACCGACGCCGCCCTGGAGTGCGTGAAGCCCTTCGCCGACCCGGCCTGTGTGATCGTCAAGCACGCCAATCCCTGCGGCGTGGCCATCGGCGCCGATATCCGCCAGGCCTACGACCTGGCCTTCGCCACCGACCCCACTTCGGCTTTCGGCGGCATCATCGCCTTCAACCGTGAACTGGATGCTGAGACCGCCAAAGCGATTATC
The nucleotide sequence above comes from Marinobacter gudaonensis. Encoded proteins:
- a CDS encoding DUF3426 domain-containing protein, whose protein sequence is MTQSSLQTQCPKCQTRFRVTEEQLGVAKGKVRCGNCMNVFNAIEHQIMPGSSAGNRPSPAPSRPSDTASSGASEEDFVFADNPEEDAAEGRYAGSKLTFSDDELSDSFRSFDERDQSDYKDVEDDHSEQPVDESWAEAILDDEPEPRKPSTTTAKRARPDPEPEPEAPAKPEPSPDIGAELSLEEEPTYQSSPATKPSLTTAATSSPEGSGSDAAIEFETPERQEDSFRADPPFRDLRREPVAVDSGRGGSLRTVIWSLIVLALVGVLVAQVTWFQFDRLSAIPELRPFYEKGCELAGCELKPLIDVDAIQSRKLVVRTNPDNRSQLVVDAVIINRADFEQPFPAIALTFSNLNGDVVAQSLFTPEEYLAGEGKELETMPPETPVRIAINIRDPGRDAVNYNILFRPYAP
- the dusB gene encoding tRNA dihydrouridine synthase DusB encodes the protein MLPTAKIGPYTLPNPLIVAPMAGVTDRPFRLLCRRLGAGLAVSEMVIADSKLWHTRKSRSRLNHEGEPEPRSVQIAGGDPEMLADAARQNAEFGAQIIDINMGCPAKKVCNKAAGSALMKDEALVRDILHAVAGAVEVPVTLKMRTGWDSDNRNALTIARMAEDAGIQAIAIHGRTRADKYNGQAEYDTIAEVKSRVSIPVFANGDITSPEKARDVLRHTGADGLLIGRAAQGSPWIFREILHFLETGRHLPAPPLDEVEQILTEHLQALHAFYGNTMGPRIARKHVGWYLQSHDPGKQFRKRFNAIDDALEQKDAIQQYFAGLRNGEVFAA
- the fis gene encoding DNA-binding transcriptional regulator Fis — encoded protein: MSAETLANDNLSTPANDDIHQLQTVNSSGNTVTLRDSVEVALKNYFAQLDGAPVTEVYQLVLSEVEAPLLEQVMKYTRNNQTKASTMLGLNRGTLRKKLKQYGLL
- the purH gene encoding bifunctional phosphoribosylaminoimidazolecarboxamide formyltransferase/IMP cyclohydrolase, which codes for MANQANTSVRRALISVSDKTGIVDFGRALTERGVELLSTGGTYRLLKDNKVPVTEVSDYTGFPEMMDGRVKTLHPKIHGGILGRRGTDDTVMSEHGINPIDMVVVNLYPFEETVANPDCDLATAIENIDIGGPTMVRAAAKNHNDVAIVVNASDYNRVLKELDANDGQLSYSTRFDLAVKAFEHTAGYDGAIANYLGGRTPDNDNADFPRTFNAQFVKVQDMRYGENPHQRAAFYAERHPKEACVATAKQLQGKELSYNNVADTDAALECVKPFADPACVIVKHANPCGVAIGADIRQAYDLAFATDPTSAFGGIIAFNRELDAETAKAIIDRQFVEVIIAPTIAPEAVELVAAKKNVRLLACGEFDGERARSMDYKRVTGGLLVQDRDLGMVAMEDVKVVTERQPSEQELNDLLFAWEVAKYVKSNAIVYAKAGRTIGVGAGQMSRVYSAKIAGIKAADEGLEVKGSVMASDAFFPFRDGIDAAAAAGITAVIQPGGSMRDQEVIDAANEHGIAMVFTGMRHFRH